The nucleotide sequence CATTTATCCAAAATCCACCACCAAAATCGCTATGCCAAACATTAGAAGAATCATTAGAAACCCATACTCTACCCACATCATATCCGCCAAACACACCTATTTGAATGGGTGATAAGCCTGTACGGAATGTATTAAAACTGTATCGCAGATCGGCACTTCCCACGGCGGCATTTCTGCCTGTAAATCGTTCTTCACGATATCCCCTTAGTCCTGTATCGGAACCAATTTGGGCACCCTGATAGAATTCGAAATCGTTTCCTAATCTGAATTGCCCCTGAGCCTGTGTCTTTAAAACCAACTTTCTGTCTCGTGTAAGTCCGTTGTAGAAAACCAGTAACGGATCTGCAAAACCAAATATCCTATCAGTGTCTTCCAGATTTTGTGTTCCCCCCAGATTAAGGCGAAATAACATTCCCCTACCGGGATTCACTTTGTTGTCATAGCTTTCGTATTCGTAAGTTCCCTGGGCCGTTAAAAAATATAACGGATTTTCTATATTCGGATCGGCAAACATTGATATGAATCTTCCCGGTGTGTTTTCTACTTCTACCGAATGAAATTTAGTTTCCAATCTATAGGTACTTCCATATTGAGAATCCTTGGTGATTCCTATATGCGCACCATATCCTCCCAGGCGTACCCGGTTGTAATCAAGATCAAAGGCATCGGGGTTTTCATATTCAGGATTCAAGGTTTCATTTCCTATTCCGAAGAAATTTTCAGAGAAATTAGGGTTTTTATAATGACCTCCAATTACAAAATTCCATTCTTTGGTAATGTTGGCAAATTCAGCTTCATAATTGATGTCCCAACTTTGTGTCGCAAAATAGTATCCGGCATTAAAACGGTGTTGTTGAGAAAATGGATTGCGCTGAAAACCATTCACCGTGTACACATTGCTGACACCAATTTTAAATCCGTCGTCGGGATTAAACCCGATAGCAGGTAAAAACAGGTTAGTACTCAGTATCTGCTTCGTATAATCGTAAGTGTTGAAATCGTAATTCTCGGTTAAGCGAATAGCCGCACCACCTCGTTCTTCAATAGTATTATTTTTATTCTTTTGATCGTAGATCTTTATGTTTCTACCATTTGATATCTTATAGGTATCGTTATTTTGTCCTCCTATCAATCGTATAAAGATGGGGCGACTTCCATTTCCTTTGACCTCAAAGATATCATCGTCATCGAGCCCGTATACCCAGATCTCACGAGTGTCATCACGTGAAAAGGTGCGATCTACAAACAGATCTGCTTTTTCTCCCTGTTTAATTCTATACACCTTGATACTCGTTTCCCCGTTTTCCAGTCTGGTGATCTCGAAATGATCATCTTTATCGGTTCCTGTAATCGTCTGCAGATTTGAAAAATAATCGTAAAATTCGTTTGCGATCTTAACCAGATTATCCCGTCTTCCTTTTAGTTTATTTTTAATTTCGGCTGCAGTTTCGTCCCTTGCCTCTTCAGGAAGATCCATAAACGCATTTTCAATGACCTCATCGGTAATATTTTCCTGAAGAAATTTCGCCTGAGCCACCCATTCTTCCCTGCCGTAATTCTCAACAAAGGCTCTATCTAATTTTATACCTGCATTATTAAACCATTTGGTGTGTTTCAGTTCCTCGCCATACACCTGAAATTGTCTCGATGTACTAAACAGTACTCTTACTAGGTCTAACAAACCTCCGTCGAAATTTGCATATACCTGATCCCTGTCTCTCGGGATTGGAACAAATAGATCTTTCCCGTCCCTGTCTTTAAATTCTGCAAAGCGCCATTGGTCGTTATGCCGATCCCAGTCCCCGATTAACATATCGAACATACGGGCCCGTATATATGCCTTTTCATCTAAAACATTCTCTTCGTCCTCCCGAAGTTTTTCCAACATATCGTCTGTACTTTCAATGTCATCGGCATAATTGAAAATCGCTCCGTCGTAAGGCTTATCCGGGCGTTCTACGATCATATATAGCTCATCACCATAATCTTCATTGAATTTCCCCAGTGCCTTTTGCTTCGGAATATAATAGAGCTTCGGATTGGTATGAAAAACGCCTGCGGCATCCGACAACTTCGGAATGGTGAATGCTCCATACGGATGTGCAGCCGTGTAAAAATCGAGTATGAGGTCTTCAGGGATGGTATTTCTGAAGCCATCTTCTACCTCCTTATCCTTCAAAATAACAGTTTGTAAAAACTGAACAGCGCTTTTCCGAAGTGCACGCATATTGTAATCACGGCCTTCTTTATCTTTTAGGCGCAATGAGCGGGTTTGGTGCCCTCCTCCTGCTCTTTCAACGGTAAGTCCGCCATATAACGTGTCCAGCAAGGCAACTTTGGCAGTGACCTCGGTTCCGTAGATCTTTCGGTAGTGATCTCCCCAAACGGTTTTATAAAACCCGGTTTTCTCAACGCGATCATCTTCATAGACCGAAGCCTTTACAGTATTGGGATACGTTTTTGGTAAGCCGGAAAGATCGTATTCTTTTTCAGCTTCTATAATTTCTTTCTGAAACAGGGTTGTAACTTCAGCATTCTCGTCAGTTTTAATAAAACGAACCGATGAGGTCCCATCCTTGTATACATCCAGAACCGCAAAACCTCTTCCGCCATAGCTAAACAAACCTGTTTCGCCTAACGCAGCTCTGGTTTCATCGCCACCAGATCCTGAAATGATCTGCTTGATATTGTCATCTTCCAGATATTGCAAGGATTTTTCATGACCGGAAACAAAAACCATGCGCTCATGATCTTTGGCGAGTATATTTAGTCGGCTCATCAATTCGTGGTAACTTTCGTTATACCGGTCTTGTTTCGATATCGCTCCCTGACTTCGAATCTGATATATGAGCGATGCCAATCCGGGAACAGGCAATAACTGATTGATCGCACCATAACGTCCGCCGTAGGGACCATTGGTCATAAGCGGGTGATGCATCGCAAAAATTATGGTTTTATGTTTGTTCTTTTTAAGTTCCCCTTCAACTTCCACAAAGAACTTGGCGCGGGTTTTAATTTCGCATTTGTCGTTCATTTTAGGGTGATCGTTCCAATTTTCGAGGTACCATTGAGAATCTATAATAATAAGCTGAATATTATCGCCTACTTCTACACTTTCCAGCGGACAACCATTATTTGGCTGTAATATATCTTCGGCATTTAATTTTTCTTCCAGAAGATCCTCCTCGTTTTCGAGTCCGTCGACACTGGATCTCCAATCAAGATTCCCCGGTAATACAACCACCTTTCCCTTAAAATCCTTCAGAGCGTTCAACTGCGGCTCCAGACGTTTCTTCGCTTCAGCATTTGCTTCAGCGTTTTTATCGGGTAATCCTCCAGGATAAAAGCTATTTCCGAGGAAAATGGTATAACTGTCCTTAGTCTTTTCCGACGAGATATATTTTTTAAAGGCCGTTAGGGTCTGGTTGTGTTCTTCTTTAGAAAAACCCGCATTACCTATTAGATAAAAGGTCCTGTCGATCTCCTTATTCTTTGAAGGAGTGGTGTTTGTGGATTCAATTTCCCTGTATTTAGGAGCATGTGAAGCACAACCGATAAAAAGAAGCGCAGTAAGAATAGTTATAATGATGTTAATTTTCTTCATAAGAAATTTCTAGCGGTTATTTTTTAGTAATTTGGATGTTTAAATTTAAAAGTATGAGTAACATCATTGAAGCAACAGATGAATTCGTTCTAAATCTTTTTAAAGATAAGCTTCCAAGTACGTTTGTATACCATAATTATACCCATACAAAACGCGTATATAAAAGTATAAATGAAATTATTGAAGATTCACAATTTAATGTTAAAGATGCTACAATCCTGCGTTTAGCGGCATTATTGCATGATACCGGATACATTGAAAAACGCGAAGGACATGAGGAGGAAAGTGTTAGGATCGCAACTGAATTTCTCGAATCTCAGGATGTTGAAAAAGATATAATTGAGGGGGTTCAGAATTGCATCATGGCCACCAAATTCAAAGGAACTCCGAAAGGAAAATTAGAGCAAATAATTAGAGACGCCGATTCTTCACATTTTGGAAAGGATTATTTCCAGGAAGCGAGCGACTTTTTGAGACAAGAGCTCAAATCGCAGGGTATTCGAAATTATTCTCCCAGAGAATGGCGGGATGAAAATATAAAGGTTCTCATTGAAAAGCATCAGTTCTATAGTGATTATGCATTAAAAAACTGGCAACCCGTTAAGGAGGAGAATCTTGCCAAGCTGATGAAAGAACGAAAAAAGGACAGCAAAAAACTTAAAAAGGAGCAAATAAAGGCACAAATGAAAGCCAAGTATAAGGATGCAAGTCCCGAGCGAGGAATTCAGACCTTTTACCGTGTCGCTTTGAGAAACCATATAAAGTTAAGTGATATCGCCGATACCAAAGCGAACATCCTGCTGTCTGTAAATGCCATTATTATTTCGCTTATTCTGGCCAATTTATTTTCCAAGTTCGACACCAATTCGTATCTGGTTTGGCCAACGACAGTTTTTGTACTGTCTAGTGCTGTGACTATGATCCTGGCAGTAATTGCCACGAGACCAAACGTTACCAGGGGAGAATTTACCAAAGAAGATGTTGCGAATAAGAGCGTGAACCTTACCTTTTTCGGAAATTTTCACAAGATGAAGCTCGAGGATTACCAATGGGCTATTAATGAGCTCCTAAAAGACCGTGACTATGTGTATTCTTCACTTACTAAGGATCTTTATTTCCTAGGGAAGGTACTCGACAGAAAATACAGAATATTGCGCCTCACTTATACCATATTCGTAATTGGCACCATCATATCGATCATTGCCTTCGGAATTTCATTTGGGGTAGCAGATATTTCGGTAGAGGAAGTTAGTAAGATCGTCGACCCGGAAGCGTAATTAGGAATTGATTTGAGTCATAAGATCATCATAAGTGTAATATTCCTTCTGATTGTCTTTTTTCTTTGAGTACAGCACGCTAACACGAATGGCTTTTAGTCCGGTAACACCCTGAAGGTCTTCTAATTCTACGATCTCGACATCTTTGTTTAGCACTTTTTTATGCTGAAGGAAAGATATGTACTTTAAGTATTCCCTTTCGTCGGCCTTCTGTGAATAGATGATCGCTATTTTTCCTGCCTGAGTGATGCGCTCGTCGGTACCTTTAATGTATGCTTTATCTACGCGTTTTTTTACGACCTCGTATCGTGCATTATAAGTGCCGTCGACGTCAAATCGCTTTTCGTCCATTCTAAACCGCAACGCGAGGGATCCGTTGAATGCAAGGATCATTGAAGCGACATCCAGAGGGACCGGAAGCTCTTCCTTTAAGGCGTAATAATTATTCTCCATTTCGCACATCACCTGTAACTGCCAGAGTCTAAGGTTATATAGATATACCTTATTAAAACTTTTGTGTTTGGTAATGGACTCGCCTATATACAAATTGTGTTCTACTCCATCGGTCTTAAATCGTTCAAAATAATGCGGATACATTTGCTGAGCTTCCAATTG is from Constantimarinum furrinae and encodes:
- a CDS encoding metallophosphoesterase family protein, translated to MKKINIIITILTALLFIGCASHAPKYREIESTNTTPSKNKEIDRTFYLIGNAGFSKEEHNQTLTAFKKYISSEKTKDSYTIFLGNSFYPGGLPDKNAEANAEAKKRLEPQLNALKDFKGKVVVLPGNLDWRSSVDGLENEEDLLEEKLNAEDILQPNNGCPLESVEVGDNIQLIIIDSQWYLENWNDHPKMNDKCEIKTRAKFFVEVEGELKKNKHKTIIFAMHHPLMTNGPYGGRYGAINQLLPVPGLASLIYQIRSQGAISKQDRYNESYHELMSRLNILAKDHERMVFVSGHEKSLQYLEDDNIKQIISGSGGDETRAALGETGLFSYGGRGFAVLDVYKDGTSSVRFIKTDENAEVTTLFQKEIIEAEKEYDLSGLPKTYPNTVKASVYEDDRVEKTGFYKTVWGDHYRKIYGTEVTAKVALLDTLYGGLTVERAGGGHQTRSLRLKDKEGRDYNMRALRKSAVQFLQTVILKDKEVEDGFRNTIPEDLILDFYTAAHPYGAFTIPKLSDAAGVFHTNPKLYYIPKQKALGKFNEDYGDELYMIVERPDKPYDGAIFNYADDIESTDDMLEKLREDEENVLDEKAYIRARMFDMLIGDWDRHNDQWRFAEFKDRDGKDLFVPIPRDRDQVYANFDGGLLDLVRVLFSTSRQFQVYGEELKHTKWFNNAGIKLDRAFVENYGREEWVAQAKFLQENITDEVIENAFMDLPEEARDETAAEIKNKLKGRRDNLVKIANEFYDYFSNLQTITGTDKDDHFEITRLENGETSIKVYRIKQGEKADLFVDRTFSRDDTREIWVYGLDDDDIFEVKGNGSRPIFIRLIGGQNNDTYKISNGRNIKIYDQKNKNNTIEERGGAAIRLTENYDFNTYDYTKQILSTNLFLPAIGFNPDDGFKIGVSNVYTVNGFQRNPFSQQHRFNAGYYFATQSWDINYEAEFANITKEWNFVIGGHYKNPNFSENFFGIGNETLNPEYENPDAFDLDYNRVRLGGYGAHIGITKDSQYGSTYRLETKFHSVEVENTPGRFISMFADPNIENPLYFLTAQGTYEYESYDNKVNPGRGMLFRLNLGGTQNLEDTDRIFGFADPLLVFYNGLTRDRKLVLKTQAQGQFRLGNDFEFYQGAQIGSDTGLRGYREERFTGRNAAVGSADLRYSFNTFRTGLSPIQIGVFGGYDVGRVWVSNDSSNVWHSDFGGGFWINAADVLSGTLNVFTGDEGVRITFGLAVSM
- a CDS encoding Pycsar system effector family protein; the protein is MSNIIEATDEFVLNLFKDKLPSTFVYHNYTHTKRVYKSINEIIEDSQFNVKDATILRLAALLHDTGYIEKREGHEEESVRIATEFLESQDVEKDIIEGVQNCIMATKFKGTPKGKLEQIIRDADSSHFGKDYFQEASDFLRQELKSQGIRNYSPREWRDENIKVLIEKHQFYSDYALKNWQPVKEENLAKLMKERKKDSKKLKKEQIKAQMKAKYKDASPERGIQTFYRVALRNHIKLSDIADTKANILLSVNAIIISLILANLFSKFDTNSYLVWPTTVFVLSSAVTMILAVIATRPNVTRGEFTKEDVANKSVNLTFFGNFHKMKLEDYQWAINELLKDRDYVYSSLTKDLYFLGKVLDRKYRILRLTYTIFVIGTIISIIAFGISFGVADISVEEVSKIVDPEA